The genomic window GACAAATGATTCATCATCAAAATAATTTTGTAAAGAACTTTCGAACTCATCTACATTAGGACCGCCTGAAGTTATCCAATTTGTATCTAAAGCTTTGTGAACATATTCATGCTCAAAACCACTTTGCTGCGATAACGAAAGAAAAATCCTTTTACTACTCATTTAATCTCCAATAAGTGGGATCATATCTTACATCGTCTTCACTCACATTTGATAAAGGTAATATTGAAAATGAAATTAATTTTGAATTACTTTCTAGTGATTGTATTGCATTTGCATAACCTGCCGGAATATGAACTATTTTACTATCTGACTCAGATACCAAAACAGTCTCAATACTTAAATCTTTTGAAGGATTTTCCCAATTATCAATTTTTACAAAATGAATTTTAAAAGATCCGCTCAAACAATAAAAATTTTTAGCATCTAATTTATGACCTTGCCAGGCACGT from Flavobacterium fluviale includes these protein-coding regions:
- a CDS encoding WxcM-like domain-containing protein, yielding MIPKIIQGGNFSDHRGTISYVNDFSFKDIERFYIISNSDENPIRAWQGHKLDAKNFYCLSGSFKIHFVKIDNWENPSKDLSIETVLVSESDSKIVHIPAGYANAIQSLESNSKLISFSILPLSNVSEDDVRYDPTYWRLNE